The Kitasatospora sp. NBC_00374 genome has a segment encoding these proteins:
- a CDS encoding polyprenyl synthetase family protein, with translation MTEHLHRTALTRPTALESMERCRELVDPALRRTVYGLHRDVRDVAAYAFGWCDLDGTPRAAGGGKGLRPALALLTAEAVGGRPEAAVAGAVAVELVHVFSLLHDDIMDGDEQRRHRETAWKAFGVGRALLAGDALLALALAALTENVGHLPPNAVTAATALLADTLVELVNGQAADAAFELRPWTGPRAVTVHEYTSMAAGKTGALLGCAAGLGALLAGATAPTVAAMTRMGRDLGTAFQAVDDLLGIWGDPGVTGKPVFNDLRRRKKTLPLIHALSAGALGQEIAELLDRPLETADAEWTLHQTAALIRKADGDTQTAAQARRDLDRAVAALGTVTTHPGATADLVALAEFVADRRH, from the coding sequence ATGACCGAGCACCTGCACCGGACGGCCCTGACCCGGCCCACCGCACTCGAGTCCATGGAACGCTGCCGGGAACTGGTCGACCCGGCCCTGCGCAGGACCGTCTACGGGCTCCACCGCGACGTTCGCGACGTGGCCGCGTACGCGTTCGGCTGGTGCGACCTCGACGGGACACCGCGCGCGGCCGGCGGCGGGAAAGGCCTGCGACCCGCCCTCGCCCTGCTGACGGCCGAGGCCGTGGGAGGTCGGCCCGAGGCGGCCGTGGCCGGTGCCGTGGCCGTCGAACTCGTGCACGTGTTCTCTCTGTTGCACGACGACATCATGGACGGCGACGAGCAGCGAAGACACCGGGAAACCGCGTGGAAGGCGTTCGGGGTGGGGCGAGCGCTGCTGGCCGGAGACGCCCTGTTGGCCCTCGCGCTGGCGGCCCTGACCGAGAACGTCGGCCACCTGCCCCCGAACGCCGTCACCGCCGCGACCGCGCTGCTGGCGGACACCCTTGTCGAGCTGGTCAACGGACAGGCGGCCGACGCCGCCTTCGAACTGCGGCCGTGGACCGGACCCCGAGCAGTCACGGTCCACGAGTACACCAGCATGGCGGCGGGCAAGACCGGGGCCCTGCTGGGCTGCGCGGCGGGGCTCGGCGCCCTGCTGGCCGGCGCTACCGCGCCGACGGTGGCCGCCATGACCCGGATGGGCCGCGACCTCGGCACCGCCTTCCAGGCCGTGGACGACCTGCTGGGGATCTGGGGTGACCCCGGCGTGACGGGCAAGCCCGTCTTCAATGACCTGCGGCGGCGCAAGAAGACCCTCCCGCTGATCCACGCACTGTCCGCTGGCGCGCTCGGACAGGAGATCGCCGAGCTGTTGGACCGCCCCCTGGAGACCGCGGATGCCGAGTGGACCCTGCACCAGACCGCCGCCCTGATCCGGAAGGCCGACGGTGACACCCAGACCGCCGCTCAGGCCCGGCGCGACCTCGACCGCGCCGTGGCGGCGCTCGGCACCGTGACCACGCACCCCGGTGCCACCGCGGACCTCGTCGCGCTCGCCGAGTTCGTCGCCGACCGCCGCCACTGA
- a CDS encoding cytochrome P450 encodes MSEVPAIRQAATRRLAGRNNIETAVWVNSEGYRGTRGAQWNSVTVGRLLRNPITAGLKAQEDGTLVPTGHPSVIDPDRWLPERAKDVPRGAMVPFSAGSRTCIGDVFGRAETTLTLATIAAHWKLRPVPGAAPHTAVLKASHGTGPYPMVPTPRPIPRPAPQHPAEPGRRRAGNAA; translated from the coding sequence GTGTCGGAAGTACCGGCGATCCGCCAGGCCGCCACTCGAAGACTTGCCGGCCGGAACAACATCGAGACCGCGGTCTGGGTGAACTCCGAGGGCTACCGGGGAACGCGCGGCGCACAGTGGAACTCCGTGACGGTCGGCCGTCTCCTCCGCAACCCGATCACCGCGGGCTTGAAGGCGCAGGAGGACGGCACGCTCGTGCCGACCGGTCACCCCTCCGTCATCGACCCGGACCGCTGGCTGCCCGAGCGGGCCAAGGACGTCCCGCGCGGAGCGATGGTCCCGTTCAGCGCGGGCAGCCGCACGTGCATCGGCGACGTCTTCGGCCGGGCCGAGACCACCCTCACGCTGGCCACGATCGCCGCCCATTGGAAGCTGCGGCCTGTGCCCGGCGCCGCGCCGCACACCGCCGTTTTGAAGGCCTCCCACGGCACAGGCCCGTATCCGATGGTGCCGACACCCCGACCGATACCCCGACCGGCACCGCAGCACCCGGCGGAGCCCGGCCGGCGGCGGGCGGGAAACGCGGCATGA
- the uppS gene encoding polyprenyl diphosphate synthase: MEVSRFLRNPITVGRRGQEADGTPVPPSLPPITTPEESRRRREPEAPAQVPELRHLALIVDGNRTWAKARGLSTMEGHRAGGNKILEVLDWCEDYGIRTVTFWALSVANLDRPAAQLDPLLAVIEDGMNHLADADRWSVNPIGAFDLLPPRTARAMRAVKERSAQSAGMRVNVAVGYGGRQELLDAVRRSVAELAARGLGAEEIAGALDEQAIARHLYTSGQPDPDLVIRTSGAQRLSGFMPWQGFQSELYFCSALWPDLTRDDFDAALESYRLRSRTRGV, translated from the coding sequence ATGGAGGTCAGCCGCTTCCTACGCAACCCGATCACCGTCGGCCGGAGGGGACAGGAGGCGGACGGAACGCCCGTGCCGCCCAGCCTTCCTCCCATCACCACGCCCGAGGAGTCGCGGCGGCGTCGCGAGCCGGAGGCACCCGCTCAGGTGCCCGAGCTGCGGCACCTGGCCCTCATCGTGGACGGCAATCGGACCTGGGCGAAGGCGCGCGGCCTGAGCACCATGGAAGGCCACCGGGCCGGCGGCAACAAGATCCTTGAGGTTCTCGACTGGTGTGAGGACTACGGCATCCGGACCGTGACATTCTGGGCGCTGTCGGTGGCGAACCTGGACCGGCCGGCCGCGCAGCTGGACCCGCTGCTGGCGGTCATCGAGGACGGGATGAACCATCTCGCGGACGCCGACCGCTGGTCCGTCAATCCGATCGGCGCGTTCGACCTGCTTCCCCCACGTACCGCGCGGGCCATGCGAGCGGTGAAGGAACGGTCGGCGCAGTCCGCGGGGATGCGCGTCAACGTGGCCGTGGGGTACGGCGGGCGGCAGGAACTCCTGGACGCTGTCCGCCGATCCGTGGCCGAGCTGGCGGCACGAGGTCTCGGGGCCGAGGAGATCGCCGGGGCGCTGGACGAGCAGGCCATAGCGCGGCACCTGTACACGAGCGGGCAGCCCGATCCGGATCTGGTGATCCGGACCTCGGGTGCGCAACGCCTGTCCGGTTTCATGCCCTGGCAGGGCTTCCAGAGCGAGCTGTACTTCTGCTCCGCTCTGTGGCCGGATCTGACGCGCGATGACTTCGATGCCGCGCTCGAGTCCTACCGGCTGCGTTCACGTACCCGCGGAGTCTGA
- a CDS encoding FAD-dependent monooxygenase, which yields MSRSMSQVRSAGIVGGGIGGLASAIALRKAGWQVTVYERAPEFTEVGAGISLFPNAITALDALGVGAAVRAAGVGEGPGEVRNAAGQVLFTRWAKPLAGGFVVLHRADLISLLAQALPGDCLRPGSSVDEVAPDGTLRVGGETVRHDLIVGADGVHSAIRQRLWPGDTAVRRTGITAWRGVLDTPVPEFAGGIVGVHAEFGVLPMPGGRTYFFAAAHPGFDGLDHFAEWVSPVPEVLAAADPARILRDEFLEVPVPRTLAVGKVALVGDSAHAMRPELGQGAAMALEDAVTLAAHAPDLRAYSKARRRRVRAVSWMSRQMTHNNMPNSRWRATLRDVGTRAVPEGVALAPMSWLFRWHAPVSVDVAASTQATASTTEPPDTPRRP from the coding sequence ATGTCGCGTTCCATGTCGCAAGTTCGCAGTGCCGGGATCGTGGGCGGCGGGATCGGCGGCCTCGCTTCCGCGATCGCGCTGCGCAAGGCCGGATGGCAGGTGACCGTCTACGAGCGGGCACCGGAGTTCACCGAAGTGGGCGCGGGAATCTCCCTGTTCCCCAACGCGATCACTGCGTTGGACGCGCTCGGCGTGGGTGCCGCTGTTCGAGCCGCAGGGGTTGGCGAGGGTCCCGGTGAGGTCCGGAACGCCGCCGGGCAGGTCCTGTTCACGCGCTGGGCGAAACCGCTCGCGGGTGGATTCGTGGTGCTGCACCGCGCGGACCTCATCTCCCTTCTCGCGCAAGCACTTCCGGGCGACTGCCTGCGGCCGGGCAGCTCGGTCGACGAGGTCGCCCCTGACGGTACCCTGCGCGTCGGCGGCGAGACGGTGCGCCACGATCTGATCGTGGGTGCCGACGGAGTGCACAGCGCGATCCGGCAGCGTCTGTGGCCGGGCGACACCGCCGTACGTCGCACCGGGATCACCGCCTGGCGTGGCGTGCTCGACACCCCTGTGCCCGAGTTCGCCGGTGGCATCGTCGGAGTGCACGCGGAATTCGGCGTGCTGCCGATGCCGGGTGGGCGCACCTACTTCTTCGCGGCCGCCCACCCCGGCTTCGACGGTCTCGACCATTTCGCCGAATGGGTGTCGCCGGTGCCCGAGGTCCTCGCCGCGGCCGATCCGGCACGGATTCTGCGCGACGAGTTCCTCGAAGTGCCGGTGCCGAGAACGCTTGCTGTCGGGAAGGTCGCATTGGTGGGCGACTCGGCGCACGCGATGCGCCCGGAACTCGGACAGGGTGCCGCCATGGCCCTCGAGGACGCGGTGACACTCGCGGCCCACGCGCCCGATCTGCGAGCCTATTCGAAGGCGCGGCGGCGACGGGTGCGGGCGGTGTCGTGGATGTCGCGCCAGATGACCCACAACAACATGCCCAACTCCCGGTGGCGCGCGACCCTGCGCGACGTCGGTACCCGCGCGGTGCCGGAGGGTGTGGCTCTCGCCCCCATGTCCTGGCTGTTCCGCTGGCACGCACCCGTCTCCGTCGATGTCGCCGCTTCGACGCAGGCCACGGCCTCGACCACGGAGCCGCCGGACACACCGCGTCGGCCGTAG